In a single window of the Etheostoma spectabile isolate EspeVRDwgs_2016 chromosome 3, UIUC_Espe_1.0, whole genome shotgun sequence genome:
- the proca1 gene encoding uncharacterized protein proca1, with product MWSVFFVFLSYLDKNVVKGDFLSRALDAEKESKEMLSMLNGTFCAKMSTVRESFLYQVSDGAEVVRSVVSPTGKLVNCSVIANQKQVKSFMHECRLEQKQQRGRQLETRFARKDEAKRMCREFKESSERSGRMEGEDSDDPALPEKVLKRSKRGFTYPGTLWCGAGNMADHYNQLGEFEETDSCCRVHDHCPHVIHAFSSNYGHTNFKWHSICHCDCDNALKSCLRKVNDTSSRVVGQAFFNVIGVPCFEFGYEEQCTERHWYGLCKRFEKVRIAVLQEAVPYDYGGIEVIDKLPLGSPKNKDSKKSKEEEKPESTAESKMSGPEEPSLRKVVTAAEDFIKVLATVSTSQSSTTDSEKGEAQSSEKKKRKNKGKKKKTSKKQKGKGKGRKRKQKAEEGAAVSPSGSRAEEVIALSNFINESHKHNQSSRYPNRVDDSEYTPGEKEEPFNEVMKDEPAMEKETVSITSPTTVQKKPAESTKESLLSTPTTVTPHEEKNRRLRKWRRKKSKKVPLPSSEELVTNTADNLKTLFVTTINTISPTAQPQQQSFAVTTASTPIIHPKVKKNRSKDRGDREGRTNRRKVSSASSIVASAHENSSMDNLRVVPLTVAPTTLLVPTTEQQVSHRLDVYRKKTAARGKALNSFSVLKRQYSKGLRSRMRKTVLPLLSENPLFHNSSENVLPVLPTPDTSYALNSPATTTAEETETHSEWRLFTTITTAPFIITKRHRQQRKPRKKAKAAALRDGVFIPEQTPMTFTSTPSKVAITEEINLERSEKPCVTTSAIPVMSPFQLSIERAKAQFSRKKKRRKAALSTTQQRAM from the exons ATGTGGTCGgtcttctttgtctttctgtcttatCTGGACAAAAACGTCGTCAAGGGCGACTTCCTGAGCCGCGCTTTGGACGCGGAGAAGGAGAGCAAAGAAATGTTATCAATGCTCAACGGCACCTTTTGCGCAAAAATGTCAACCGTGAGGGAAAGCTTCCTCTACCAGGTGTCAGACGGAGCCGAGGTGGTGCGCTCCGTCGTCAGCCCCACCGGGAAGCTCGTGAACTGCTCTGTCATAGCGAACCAGAAGCAGGTGAAGTCGTTCATGCATGAGTGCAGGTTGGAGCAAAAACAGCAGAGAGGGCGGCAGCTGGAGACGCGTTTTGCGCGCAAGGATGAAGCCAAACGGATGTGCCGGGAGTTTAAAGAGAGCTCGGAGCGCAGCGGCAGGATGGAAGGGGAGGACAGTGATGACCCGGCGCTGCCGGAGAAGGTTTTAAAAAGATCCAAGAGAGGCTTCACTTATCCTGGGACCCTATGGTGTGGTGCTGGAAACATGGCTGATCACTACAACCAGCTGG GAGAATTTGAAGAGACCGACAGCTGCTGCCGTGTCCATGACCACTGTCCTCATGTCATCCACGCCTTCTCCTCCAACTACGGACACACTAATTTCAAGTGGCACTCCATCTGTCATTGTGACTGTGATAATGC GTTGAAAAGTTGCCTAAGGAAAGTCAACGACACATCTTCCAGGGTAGTTGGTCAGGCGTTCTTCAATGTGATTGGTGTGCCTTGCTTTGAGTTTGGCTATGAAGAACAGTGTACAGAGCGACACTGGTATGGCCT GTGTAAACGATTTGAGAAGGTTCGCATTGCTGTGCTACAAGAGGCGGTCCCGTACGACTATGGCGGCATTGAAGTCATCGACAAGCTGCCGCTCGGTTCTCCCAAGAACAAAGATTCCAAGAAGagcaaagaagaagagaaaccagagaGCACAGCAGAGTCTAAAATGTCAGGCCCCGAAGAGCCATCACTCAGAAAGGTTGTAACCGCCGCCGAGGACTTCATCAAAGTCCTGGCTACCGTCTCCACCTCTCAGAGCTCCACCACCGACTCCGAGAAAGGCGAGGCGCAAAGctcagaaaagaagaagaggaagaataaagggaagaagaagaaaaccagcaagaaacaaaaaggaaaaggaaaggggagaaaaagaaagcagaaagcagAGGAAGGAGCTGCTGTGTCGCCCTCTGGCAGCAGAGCAGAAGAAGTCATCGCTCTCAGTAACTTTATCAAtgagtcacacaaacacaaccagtCGAGTAGATACCCAAACAGAGTCGATGACAGTGAATATACGCCTGGGGAAAAAGAAGAGCCCTTTAATGAGGTCATGAAAGATGAACCAGCAATGGAAAAGGAGACCGTTTCCATTACGTCACCTACGACAGTCCAAAAGAAACCGGCAGAGTCCACGAAAGAAAGCCTTCTTTCTACACCCACAACTGTTACtccacatgaagaaaaaaacagaaggctaagaaagtggaggaggaagaagagcaaGAAAGTCCCTCTTCCTTCCTCTGAAGAGCTTGTAACGAACACAGCAGACAACTTAAAGACCCTTTTTGTCACCACTATCAACACCATTAGCCCAACGGCACAGCCTCAACAACAAAGCTTTGCTGTCACCACTGCCAGTACCCCCATTATACATCCCAAAGTCAAAAAGAACAGGTCAAAGGacagaggggacagagaggggaggaCAAATAGGAGGAAAGTCAGCTCGGCTTCTTCCATTGTGGCCTCTGCCCATGAAAATTCCTCCATGGACAATCTGAGAGTGGTCCCTCTTACCGTGGCTCCCACCACATTGTTAGTGCCCACCACAGAGCAGCAGGTTTCCCATAGGTTGGACGTTTATAGGAAGAAGACGGCCGCCCGTGGTAAAGCTCTGAACTCCTTTAGTGTTTTGAAAAGGCAATACTCAAAAGGACTAAGGAGCAGAATGAGAAAAACTGTTTTGCCTCTTTTGAGTGAAAATCCCCTTTTTCATAACAGCTCTGAAAATGTGCTTCCTGTACTTCCAACTCCAGACACGAGTTATGCACTGAACAGCCCCGCAACCACTACAGCAGAGGAGACAGAAACTCACAGTGAGTGGAGGCTTTTTACTACTATCACAACAGCCCCTTTTATCATTACAAAACGACACAGGCAGCAGAGAAAACcaagaaagaaagcaaaggcTGCTGCTCTCAGAGATGGAGTTTTTATCCCTGAACAAACACCAATGACTTTCACAAGCACGCCATCCAAAGTCGCCATCACTGAAGAAATCAATCTAGAGAGATCTGAAAAGCCCTGCGTGACCACCTCAGCAATTCCGGTGATGAGTCCTTTTCAGTTATCTATTGAGAGAGCAAAAGCACAATtcagcaggaagaagaagaggaggaaagcaGCACtgtcaacaacacaacaacgaGCCATGTAG